In a genomic window of Strix aluco isolate bStrAlu1 chromosome 3, bStrAlu1.hap1, whole genome shotgun sequence:
- the RNF146 gene encoding E3 ubiquitin-protein ligase RNF146, protein MAGCGEIDHSINMLPTNRKTNESCANAAPSLTVPECAICLQTCVHPVSLPCKHVFCYLCVKGASWLGKRCALCRQEIPEDFLDKPTLLSPEELKAASRGNGEYAWYYEGRNGWWQYDERTSRELEDAFSKGKKSTEMLIAGFLYVADLENMVQYRRNEHGRRRKIKRDIIDIPKKGVAGLRLDCDANTVNLARESSADGADSTPTPGAAAVQPLASISARPLPSLDGQLVSPSTPSPDASNSLENSFAHLQINGDSMAERSHRGEGEEDHESSSSGRVPAPDTSVEETESDASSDSEDVSAHLQQRSSSAQQRHLNANASQSGADRPVAGGGVVNTSVRSRRPDGQCTVTEV, encoded by the coding sequence ATGGCTGGCTGTGGAGAAATAGATCATTCAATCAACATGCTTCCCACAAATAGGAAGACGAATGAGTCGTGTGCTAATGCAGCACCTTCCCTGACAGTCCCCGAATGTGCTATTTGTCTGCAAACATGTGTCCATCCAGTAAGTCTGCCTTGTAAACACGTTTTCTGCTATCTGTGTGTGAAGGGAGCTTCTTGGCTTGGGAAACGATGTGCGCTCTGCCGGCAGGAGATTCCAGAGGATTTTCTTGACAAGCCAACCTTATTGTCACCAGAAGAACTCAAAGCGGCAAGCAGAGGCAATGGAGAATATGCTTGGTACTATGAAGGTAGAAATGGTTGGTGGCAGTATGATGAACGTACCAGCAGAGAGCTGGAAGATGCTTTTTCCAAGGGCAAAAAGAGCACTGAAATGCTAATCGCTGGGTTTTTATACGTAGCAGATCTGGAAAATATGGTTCAGTATAGGAGAAACGAGCACGGACGCCGCAGGAAAATAAAACGGGACATAATAGATATACCAAAGAAGGGAGTGGCTGGGCTGAGGTTGGACTGTGATGCTAACACTGTCAACCTGGCAAGAGAGAGCTCCGCGGACGGTGCAGACAGCACACCGACTCCGGGGGCGGCAGCTGTGCAGCCTCTAGCATCCATTTCTGCTAGGCCCCTGCCGTCACTAGATGGTCAGCTGGTGAGTCCTTCAACGCCGTCACCAGATGCAAGCAATTCTCTAGAGAACTCTTTTGCCCACTTACAAATCAATGGAGACAGTATGGCTGAAAGGAGTcacaggggagagggagaagaagacCACGAGTCGTCATCTTCTGGTAGGGTGCCAGCCCCTGACACCTCTGTTGAGGAGACCGAATCGGATGCTAGCAGCGATAGCGAGGACGTGTCTGCCCACCTTCAGCAACGCTCGTCCTCTGCTCAGCAGAGACACTTGAACGCAAACGCAAGCCAGTCAGGAGCGGATAGACCAGTGGCAGGGGGCGGGGTGGTAAACACAAGCGTGAGATCTAGAAGGCCAGATGGACAGTGCACAGTCACTGAAGTTTAA